One window of the Oncorhynchus mykiss isolate Arlee chromosome 5, USDA_OmykA_1.1, whole genome shotgun sequence genome contains the following:
- the LOC110524476 gene encoding piggyBac transposable element-derived protein 2 isoform X1: MKYLKVKVLPSLVPVKESEECSLVPVDEIASITVKDEENEDWLKSEDEDLVKVSVPWELLETSPSSSCSDTEDSDNVLHMDTKNLSRKRPRAAVTILPQDPLDSEMEDLSDSEDDDLEDIPKPGDLEDESPSKLTKGDASPYPKTAESPKRKKRKSRNVIILVPTDAYSHNLDTVVSPFNSSSFKTQPRHPLWKKADIDSFQVPDPVFVAPQCVQSPYQYFKMFFTDQMIAHIAEQTNLYSVQQTGSAINTNSGEIEDFLSMLLYMGVFDFPTFVDYWHYDSRFPPVADTMSVRRFQSLCRFLHFNDNMQNNHSPDRFYKIRPLFNMLRQQCLLIQPTNRQSIAEVMVAYKSNQHDKFGFRLFCRGSSSGIIHDLLLYQGDTTFLNSGLNVDEQNPLLSTKVVTTLCTSIAEPEATVVFCDNYLISLDLVKSLQARLGVRCIGTVRTNGTGGATAMDDKDLAKLGRGAYDYCSQEGVIAVRWLDKKSVSILSNACGIEPLGYVRRFCRETHQKIDITCPSVMSAYIQAKEGIDLSDMLVRLYKTPMKARRWYLPLFGYILDLCIANGWLMYKRDCDLLKEKPVHLKRFRLSVAGTLKVVNKLPTRVGQPSVPPNPHTTPKRLHNPRALQPTADVRYDCLGHWPIFGEQRGRCNLCVKGVSRWKCSKCGDGKLFLCLNNKQQCFVCYHQK, encoded by the exons ATGAAGTATCTCAAAGTAAAG GTGCTGCCTTCTCTAGTCCCAGTCAAAGAGTCTGAAGAATGCTCCCTTGTGCCAGTAGATGAAATTGCCTCAATTACAGTGAAGGACGAAGAGAATGAAGACTGGTTGAAGTCAGAAGATGAGGATCTTGTGAAAGTGTCAGTGCCTTGGGAGCTGTTGgaaacatcaccatcatcatcatgttcAGATACAGAGGACAGTGATAATGTGCTG CACATGGACACAAAAAACCTCAGTAGAAAGAGGCCAAGAGCTGCTGTGACCATTCTACCACAGGATCCCCTGGATTCAGAGATGGAAGACCTAAGTGACTCAGAGGATGATGACCTAGAGGATATTCCAAAACCAGGAGATCTGGAGGATGAGTCCCCTTCTAAGCTTACAAAAGGAGATGCTTCCCCATACCCTAAAACCGCAGAGTCTCccaagagaaagaagagaaaaagcagaaatgtaattatattgGTTCCTACAGACGCATATAGCCACAATCTCGACACAGTTGTAAGCCCATTTAATTCTAGTTCCTTCaaaacacagccaagacatccGCTTTGGAAGAAGGCCGACATAGATTCCTTCCAAGTTCCAGATCCAGTGTTTGTGGCACCACAGTGTGTTCAATCCCCCTATCAATATTTCAAGATGTTCTTCACTGATCAGATGATTGCACACATTGCTGAGCAGACCAACCTTTACTCTGTTCAACAGACTGGATCCGCAATCAACACAAACTCTGGAGAAATTGAGGATTTCTTGTCTATGCTTCTCTACATGGGTGTTTTTGACTTTCCAACCTTTGTGGACTACTGGCATTATGACTCTCGCTTCCCACCTGTGGCTGATACCATGTCTGTAAGAAGGTTCCAGTCACTCTGCAGGTTTCTTCACTTCAATGACAACATGCAAAATAATCACAGTCCTGACCGCTTCTACAAGATCCGACCTCTTTTTAACATGCTGCGTCAACAGTGTCTCCTCATACAGCCAACCAACAGGCAAAGCATAGCTGAAGTCATGGTAGCTTACAAATCTAATCAGCATGACAAATTTGGTTTTAGGTTATTCTGTCGGGGCAGTTCTTCAGGTATTATCCATGACCTGCTACTGTACCAAGGGGATACAACATTTCTCAACAGTGGGCTAAATGTAGATGAACAGAATCCTCTGCTGAGTACCAAGGTTGTCACCACCCTCTGTACATCTATTGCAGAGCCAGAGGCTACAGTTGTTTTCTGTGACAACTACCTCATCAGTCTTGACCTGGTAAAGTCCCTGCAGGCCAGACTGGGTGTGAGGTGTATTGGCACTGTGAGAACAAACGGCACAGGTGGAGCAACTGCAATGGATGACAAGGATCTTGCAAAGCTAGGGCGTGGAGCATACGACTACTGTTCTCAAGAGGGGGTGATTGCTGTCAGGTGGTTGGACAAAAAGAGTGTCTCAATACTAAGCAATGCATGTGGAATTGAACCTCTGGGGTATGTTAGGCGGTTCTGTCGGGAGACCCATCAAAAGATTGATATCACATGCCCATCAGTCATGTCGGCTTACATTCAAGCAAAGGAGGGCATCGATCTGTCTGATATGCTGGTGCGTCTGTACAAGACACCTATGAAGGCACGCCGGTGGTACCTACCTCTGTTTGGATACATCCTTGATCTGTGCATTGCCAATGGTTGGCTGATGTACAAGCGGGACTGTGACCTTCTCAAGGAAAAACCAGTGCACCTAAAAAGGTTTCGTTTGTCTGTGGCAGGGACTCTAAAAGTAGTCAACAAACTCCCAACCAGGGTTGGCCAACCATCAGTTCCTCCAAATCCACACACAACTCCAAAGCGGCTGCACAATCCCAGAGCCTTACAGCCTACAGCAGATGTCCGTTATGACTGCCTTGGACACTGGCCTATCTTTGGGGAACAGAGAGGAAGGTGCAACCTGTGCGTCAAGGGCGTCTCGAGGTGGAAGTGTTCCAAGTGTGGTGATGGAAAGTTGTTTTTGTGTCTGAACAACAAGCAGCAGTGCTTTGTGTGTTATCACCAGAAGTGA
- the LOC110524476 gene encoding piggyBac transposable element-derived protein 2 isoform X2: MDTKNLSRKRPRAAVTILPQDPLDSEMEDLSDSEDDDLEDIPKPGDLEDESPSKLTKGDASPYPKTAESPKRKKRKSRNVIILVPTDAYSHNLDTVVSPFNSSSFKTQPRHPLWKKADIDSFQVPDPVFVAPQCVQSPYQYFKMFFTDQMIAHIAEQTNLYSVQQTGSAINTNSGEIEDFLSMLLYMGVFDFPTFVDYWHYDSRFPPVADTMSVRRFQSLCRFLHFNDNMQNNHSPDRFYKIRPLFNMLRQQCLLIQPTNRQSIAEVMVAYKSNQHDKFGFRLFCRGSSSGIIHDLLLYQGDTTFLNSGLNVDEQNPLLSTKVVTTLCTSIAEPEATVVFCDNYLISLDLVKSLQARLGVRCIGTVRTNGTGGATAMDDKDLAKLGRGAYDYCSQEGVIAVRWLDKKSVSILSNACGIEPLGYVRRFCRETHQKIDITCPSVMSAYIQAKEGIDLSDMLVRLYKTPMKARRWYLPLFGYILDLCIANGWLMYKRDCDLLKEKPVHLKRFRLSVAGTLKVVNKLPTRVGQPSVPPNPHTTPKRLHNPRALQPTADVRYDCLGHWPIFGEQRGRCNLCVKGVSRWKCSKCGDGKLFLCLNNKQQCFVCYHQK, encoded by the coding sequence ATGGACACAAAAAACCTCAGTAGAAAGAGGCCAAGAGCTGCTGTGACCATTCTACCACAGGATCCCCTGGATTCAGAGATGGAAGACCTAAGTGACTCAGAGGATGATGACCTAGAGGATATTCCAAAACCAGGAGATCTGGAGGATGAGTCCCCTTCTAAGCTTACAAAAGGAGATGCTTCCCCATACCCTAAAACCGCAGAGTCTCccaagagaaagaagagaaaaagcagaaatgtaattatattgGTTCCTACAGACGCATATAGCCACAATCTCGACACAGTTGTAAGCCCATTTAATTCTAGTTCCTTCaaaacacagccaagacatccGCTTTGGAAGAAGGCCGACATAGATTCCTTCCAAGTTCCAGATCCAGTGTTTGTGGCACCACAGTGTGTTCAATCCCCCTATCAATATTTCAAGATGTTCTTCACTGATCAGATGATTGCACACATTGCTGAGCAGACCAACCTTTACTCTGTTCAACAGACTGGATCCGCAATCAACACAAACTCTGGAGAAATTGAGGATTTCTTGTCTATGCTTCTCTACATGGGTGTTTTTGACTTTCCAACCTTTGTGGACTACTGGCATTATGACTCTCGCTTCCCACCTGTGGCTGATACCATGTCTGTAAGAAGGTTCCAGTCACTCTGCAGGTTTCTTCACTTCAATGACAACATGCAAAATAATCACAGTCCTGACCGCTTCTACAAGATCCGACCTCTTTTTAACATGCTGCGTCAACAGTGTCTCCTCATACAGCCAACCAACAGGCAAAGCATAGCTGAAGTCATGGTAGCTTACAAATCTAATCAGCATGACAAATTTGGTTTTAGGTTATTCTGTCGGGGCAGTTCTTCAGGTATTATCCATGACCTGCTACTGTACCAAGGGGATACAACATTTCTCAACAGTGGGCTAAATGTAGATGAACAGAATCCTCTGCTGAGTACCAAGGTTGTCACCACCCTCTGTACATCTATTGCAGAGCCAGAGGCTACAGTTGTTTTCTGTGACAACTACCTCATCAGTCTTGACCTGGTAAAGTCCCTGCAGGCCAGACTGGGTGTGAGGTGTATTGGCACTGTGAGAACAAACGGCACAGGTGGAGCAACTGCAATGGATGACAAGGATCTTGCAAAGCTAGGGCGTGGAGCATACGACTACTGTTCTCAAGAGGGGGTGATTGCTGTCAGGTGGTTGGACAAAAAGAGTGTCTCAATACTAAGCAATGCATGTGGAATTGAACCTCTGGGGTATGTTAGGCGGTTCTGTCGGGAGACCCATCAAAAGATTGATATCACATGCCCATCAGTCATGTCGGCTTACATTCAAGCAAAGGAGGGCATCGATCTGTCTGATATGCTGGTGCGTCTGTACAAGACACCTATGAAGGCACGCCGGTGGTACCTACCTCTGTTTGGATACATCCTTGATCTGTGCATTGCCAATGGTTGGCTGATGTACAAGCGGGACTGTGACCTTCTCAAGGAAAAACCAGTGCACCTAAAAAGGTTTCGTTTGTCTGTGGCAGGGACTCTAAAAGTAGTCAACAAACTCCCAACCAGGGTTGGCCAACCATCAGTTCCTCCAAATCCACACACAACTCCAAAGCGGCTGCACAATCCCAGAGCCTTACAGCCTACAGCAGATGTCCGTTATGACTGCCTTGGACACTGGCCTATCTTTGGGGAACAGAGAGGAAGGTGCAACCTGTGCGTCAAGGGCGTCTCGAGGTGGAAGTGTTCCAAGTGTGGTGATGGAAAGTTGTTTTTGTGTCTGAACAACAAGCAGCAGTGCTTTGTGTGTTATCACCAGAAGTGA
- the LOC110524476 gene encoding dolichyl-diphosphooligosaccharide--protein glycosyltransferase subunit DAD1 isoform X3, which yields MSNSVISVISRFLEEYRTKTSNKLKVVDAYLFYILLTGALQFLYCLLVGTFPFNSFLAGFISCVGAFILGVCLRIQINPDNKGDFLSISQERAFADFLLAHTVLHLVVINFIG from the exons ATGTCTAACTCGGTAATTTCAGTTATTTCTCGATTCTTGGAGGAATACAGGACCAAAACATCGAATAAATTGAAAGTGGTCGACGCCTACCTATTCTACATCTTGTTAACTGGTGCATTGCAGTTTCTGTACTGCTTGCTGGTTGGCACCTTCCCATTCAACAGCTTTCTGGCCGGGTTCATATCTTGTGTTGGAGCCTTCATCCTGGGAG TCTGCCTGCGTATCCAGATCAATCCAGATAACAAAGGAGACTTCCTGTCCATATCCCAGGAGAGGGCCTTTGCCGATTTCTTATTAGCCCACACTGTCCTGCACCTCGTGGTCATTAATTTTATTGGTTGA